TCGCCCCGCGTCACGCTCAGGTCCAGCGCGCGCAGCACGTCGATCTGGCCCGGTTCACCCCGGTTATAGGTCTTTTCGATTGCTTCAAGACGCAGCACATCACTCATACCGCAGGGCCTCCACCGGGTTCATCCGCGCCGCGCGTGAGGCAGGAAAGATCGTCACGATAAAGCTGAGCGTCAGCGACAGTGCCACGGCCTTGCCGATGTCCATAGCGCGCAGTTTCGCGGGCAGTTCGTAGATCCCACGGACCGAGGCGTCCCACGCCCCGCTGCCCAGAAGGGACATGATATGATCGACATTCAGCGAAACGATCACGCCGATCACCACCCCGGCAATCGTGCCGATCACCCCGGTGAACGCCCCGCAAAGGAAGAACACCCGCAGCACCGAGCCCTCCGTCAGGCCCATCGTGCGCAGGATGCCGATGTCGCGGCCCTTGTTTTTCACCAGCATGATCAGGCCCGAGGTGATATTCATCGTCGCGATCAGCACGAGGACAGACAGGATGATGAACATCACGTCATCCTCGATATCCAGCGCGCGCAGGAAGCTGCCGGAGCTGTCCTTCCACGTCCAGACCTGCGCCCCCTCGCCCGCCGTCTGGATCAGCGGCACCGTCCAGTTTCCGATCTGCTCGGGGTTGGTGACGTAGACCTCGATCTCGTCGACGACATTCTCACGGTTGAAGTAGCTCTGCGCCTCGACCAGCGGCATGTAGACCCGTGTGCGGTCGATGTCGTAGCGGCCTGCGGTGAAGATATAGGTGACCACGTAGGCGTTGACGCGCGGCGTGGTCCCGAAAGCCGTTTGCGCGCCGTCTGGCGAGATGAGCTGGATCCGATCGCCGATGACGACGCCCAGTTCGCGAGCGATGCCGGAGCCGATGGCGATGCCGTCGTTGAAGCGTTCGATGTCACCGATGCCGGTTTCCGGATCGGCAATGCGGGGGATTTTCTTCAGGTTTTCCGAAGATATGCCAAAGACTTCCGCGACATTGGCGCTGCTGTTCGCCGTCGCCATGACCTGCCCTTTCACCACTGGGGCGCTGCGGGTGACGCCGTCGAGAGCGGAGATTTTGTCGGACAGGGCGTCGTAATCGCTGATCGTTCCCGGCTGGAGATAGACTTCCCCGGTGAGTTCATTCGCGAAGGATGAGGGCGACATGTAGACTGTCGTGTGGGCGTTGGCACCAAGTATTGTGTCCACGAACTCCTCTCTGAAGCCCGTGCGGACAGCGAGGGTGACGATCAGGGCGGCGACGCCGAGGGCGATGCCGATCAGGCTGATCCATGTCATGACCGAAACGCCGCCCTCGGCGCGGCGGGCGCGGAGATAGCGCCAGGCGATGAGAAACTCGTAGCGGGAGAAGGGTTTTGGGGCAGGCATTTGCAGTCCTTTGGCTTGGCCGGAACCTGCTGCGAAACCGTCAGAAGCGCAACCCGACATTGCCGTGATCCGGGTCACAAGCCGTACACCGCGCGTACACAGGGCGTACACAGCCTGTACACCGGCCCGAGAAAGGCCGGCAAAACGGGGGACGCGCTGAATGTCATTTAAATGAGCGCTGAGGGAGC
The genomic region above belongs to Paracoccus sp. SCSIO 75233 and contains:
- a CDS encoding lipoprotein-releasing ABC transporter permease subunit translates to MPAPKPFSRYEFLIAWRYLRARRAEGGVSVMTWISLIGIALGVAALIVTLAVRTGFREEFVDTILGANAHTTVYMSPSSFANELTGEVYLQPGTISDYDALSDKISALDGVTRSAPVVKGQVMATANSSANVAEVFGISSENLKKIPRIADPETGIGDIERFNDGIAIGSGIARELGVVIGDRIQLISPDGAQTAFGTTPRVNAYVVTYIFTAGRYDIDRTRVYMPLVEAQSYFNRENVVDEIEVYVTNPEQIGNWTVPLIQTAGEGAQVWTWKDSSGSFLRALDIEDDVMFIILSVLVLIATMNITSGLIMLVKNKGRDIGILRTMGLTEGSVLRVFFLCGAFTGVIGTIAGVVIGVIVSLNVDHIMSLLGSGAWDASVRGIYELPAKLRAMDIGKAVALSLTLSFIVTIFPASRAARMNPVEALRYE